The window GCTCTACCAGACTGTCAAACTCCGCGACCTCTTGGCACGTCCCCCGCGGGGAAATTCCCTGTGGGATCCTATTGCGCTCTGTCCCTTTTGCCAGGTTTCCGCGCTGTCCCTGCCCTCCAGGGCCACGGCACACCTCCTCCTTGTGCCCGTATCTATTGCAGTTACGGCATCGTACCCCTTGCGGGCCTACAATGATTCTGGCCATGGTCCAGCCTATTCTCATGTTGGCTCTCCCATTCAAGGCCTGTAAGGTGCGCCGACTGATTTTCACGATGGCGGCTTTCTCATTCCACGGGTAGGTGATAATCCTTATAACTTCTATCTGGTCGCTGTCGTCCTTTTCCGTGGGTATCTCATTGATGAGTGCGGTTCGGATGTCTTCCGCCTGCACTAGTGCGTCCAGCCCGCGAATCTTGATTATTACCCTGTCGCCCAGTATCTTGACGTCGGCCCCCTCTCCTAGCTTTGTGGCCACCAAGTCCGCCATTTTCTTGGCCGTTGGCATCTCCTCGCATACCATCAGGAGGGACCCGTCCCTACTCCTTCTGATGCTCCGCAGGCCCCCGCCTTCCGGTGGTGGAACGTCCCTTTTGATTCTCTCCAGGGTTCTTTCGTACCCCTCCCCCTCGACCCTGACCATTACCGCGAATCCCCTTCGCTGTCCCTTCTTACTTCCTTCTTGCTCGGGGATTTGCCCTACCGCTTGTGTTTTGGTTCTCTTTCTTCCTCCGCTGGCCGTCGCAATAGCGGTGGCCACGGGTGTGGTATGCGACGGCGGGGTCCTCGTCTGTACCTTAGCCTTGGCCGCCTCTGCGTAGCTGAAGGCTCCTTGCCTAGGGTGGTCGATGGTCTTGGCCCTATTAGCAGGCGTGGCCCTTTCCTCCTGTATCGCCGTTTGGACCCTGCACGATCTGAATGTGCGCGTTCCCCGCCGGATTCTTTCTTCCGCGCTTATATGCTTCACTGTCCtctcttctgtttttttctgtccggtgtatttcaatactttgTCGGTAATTGATGACCCAAACTACCGATGTGAGTCTAACTGTAGCTGTGAGAACGATTCCAGTGTCTAGCATCTGGAAATTTCCACCAGGTACCGTACCGACGTCCAGTCGGACGCCTCGGCGGACGGCGTCCCTGGGTTATGTGAACACCCTGAACGTATCGCCGCAACACCGACGCCTGCACTTCTCAATCGTGGGACCTCTACAGAGCGTTCCGGAAGATTCGGGAATTAGATTTTAGATTGTGTCGAAAAAGTGTACTgcacatacacatatacacacgcGTACACTGTGCACACTCAATCACTGGATATATCCTCGTCGTCAATTAACTGTCTGGATATTGTAACGAGTGTATAGTCGCGTTGACGGTCAAAAACATACTGACCTCATTTTCGAGATTCCGATCAGTGTTACGTCCCAGCTGATAACTACGGTGGCGCCCACTCTTGGTTGATTTCAGCAATCAATCTGAGTATGGGTGTATTCCGGGTGTATTTCGAAATATACTTCCAGTACTGCCGATCGTGACGTCACGCAGTCGACTGCATACTGCGTTCCGTTTTTACTTCGAGCTGCCAGTTGCAGTAAAATCGGAACGCTACACCGAGGACTGCACCCATGGTGTGCCTAGGACTCCTACGACACGCCCCTTTCTTCGAGGGGTGTATTTCGAAATATACTCGCAGTACTGCAAGTACTGGCAACCGCGTTCCAAAATCGCGCGACAGCTTACTGCCGCCAGTCAGTGACGTCATGAAATTTGTGACGTTGTTGACCGTAACTGCTGCGGTCTGGGCGTGAGGCAGTTGCAGTACTTGAGAGATGGCCGCGTCCTTGGTGTAGCGTTCCGATTTTACTGCGACTGGCAACTCGGAGACCTCGGAGTATAAACGGAACGC is drawn from Neodiprion fabricii isolate iyNeoFabr1 chromosome 3, iyNeoFabr1.1, whole genome shotgun sequence and contains these coding sequences:
- the LOC124177369 gene encoding uncharacterized protein LOC124177369 gives rise to the protein MLDTGIVLTATVRLTSKKTEERTVKHISAEERIRRGTRTFRSCRVQTAIQEERATPANRAKTIDHPRQGAFSYAEAAKAKVQTRTPPSHTTPVATAIATASGGRKRTKTQAVGQIPEQEGSKKGQRRGFAVMVRVEGEGYERTLERIKRDVPPPEGGGLRSIRRSRDGSLLMVCEEMPTAKKMADLVATKLGEGADVKILGDRVIIKIRGLDALVQAEDIRTALINEIPTEKDDSDQIEVIRIITYPWNEKAAIVKISRRTLQALNGRANMRIGWTMARIIVGPQGVRCRNCNRYGHKEEVCRGPGGQGQRGNLAKGTERNRIPQGISPRGTCQEVAEFDSLVEQGTTPVSNSTRNEVSPTGTGLQQQQPGTENGGRGLGRWYSSNDGKASVVIINKNLSAKKLVAGRAYVVVEVDRIVIVSCYLAPNEKWRDYGRQVAEIEDTLRAILHEGPTNRKRRGVILAGDLNSKSRVWTDRTDR